Proteins co-encoded in one Camelus bactrianus isolate YW-2024 breed Bactrian camel chromosome 6, ASM4877302v1, whole genome shotgun sequence genomic window:
- the TMOD2 gene encoding tropomodulin-2 — MALPFQKELEKYKNIDEDELLGKLSEEELKQLENVLDDLDPESALLPAGFRQRDQTQKAATGPFDREHLLMYLEKEALEQKDREDFVPFTGEKKGRVFIPKEKPIETHKEEKVTLDPELEEALAGASDTELYDLAAVLGVHNLLNNPKFDEETTSTKGGKGPVRNVVKGEKVKPVFEEPPNPTNVEVSLQQMKANDPGLQEVNLNNIKNIPIPTLKEFAKALETNTHVKKFSLAATRSNDPVAIAFADMLKVNKTLKSLNIESNFITGAGILALVEALKENDTLTEIKIDNQRQQLGTAVEMEIAQMLEENSRILKFGYQFTKQGPRTRVAAAITKNNDLVRKKRVEGDRR, encoded by the exons ATGGCGCTCCCTTTTCAAAAAGAGCTGGAGAAATACAAGAACATTGATGAAGATGAGCTTCTTGGCAAACTCTCAGAAGAAGAACTAAAACAGTTGGAAAATGTCCTTGACGACCTAGATCCTGAG AGCGCACTGCTGCCAGCTGGATTTCGACAGAGAGACCAGACACAGAAAGCAGCCACCGGCCCGTTTGACCGTGAGCACCTCCTCATGTACCTGGAGAAGGAGGCTCTGGAACAGAAAGACAGGGAGGACTTTGTGCCCTTCACCGGGGAAAAGAAAG GGAGAGTCTTTATCCCCAAAGAAAAGCCCATAGAAactcataaagaagaaaaagtgacCCTTGACCCAGAACTGGAAGAAGCTTTGGCCGGCGCCTCTGACACTGAACTCTACGATCTTGCAG CTGTTCTTGGGGTACACAATTTGCTCAACAATCCCAAATTTGATGAAGAAACAACCAGCACAAAAGGAGGCAAAGGGCCTGTGAGAA ATGTGGTCAAAGGTGAAAAAGTCAAGCCAGTGTTTGAGGAACCTCCCAATCCCACAAATGTGGAAGTAAGTCTGCAGCAGATGAAAGCCAATGATCCCGGCCTGCAAGAGGTCAACCTCAACAACATAAAG AACATTCCAATTCCAACCCTGAAGGAATTTGCAAAGGCTCTGGAGACCAATACCCACGTGAAAAAGTTCAGCCTGGCCGCAACCCGCAGCAATGACCCTGTGGCGATT GCTTTTGCAGATATGCTAAAAGTAAACAAGACCTTGAAAAGTCTAAACATAGAATCCAATTTTATCACTGGTGCTGGGATCCTGGCCCTTGTAGAGGCACTAAAAGAAAATGACACCCTGACAGAGATCAAGATCGACAACCAG AGACAGCAGTTGGGAACAGCCGTAGAGATGGAAATTGCCCAGATGCTCGAGGAGAATTCAAGGATCCTCAAGTTTGGATATCAGTTTACCAAGCAAGGGCCACGAACAAGAGTGGCAGCTGCAATCACAAAGAATAATGACCTGG TTCGTAAGAAGCGAGTTGAAGGAGACCGAAGGTAA